The Bactrocera dorsalis isolate Fly_Bdor unplaced genomic scaffold, ASM2337382v1 BdCtg164, whole genome shotgun sequence DNA segment tgcatatatgtatatcgataataattgttaaaatgtcaaaaattagtTTGTGTATTTTGATCATTTGCTAGCTTAATTTACAATTGTTATGCCTATATGATTAAATTAAGTGATATAAAGCATTAATTTTCTCAAAGCAGCGTAAGCTGGGGAAATCAAACAAATGGAAATTGATTCTGCTGAAGAAACGAACATAGAGCAGCTTACAAATATATCCATTCATGGAGAACACATTGAACCGGAGTCAACAGAAGATTATGTGAATATCGGAAATTGTAAGAAACGAAAGTCCAGCTTTGTATGGAAATACTTCCGCCATTTAGAGAATAGCAGCAACGGTTCATTAGAGTGCTTAATTTGTGGAAGCAGTGTAAGCAAACAAACCAGCAACTTGGCTCGACATTTGTTTGCTGCGCATGATATTAACAGGAGCAGCGATACAGGGGTAAAATTATTTAGCtattgaaaaacataaatgtTTCTCTTAACCGAATGTTTTCCTACAGGATACCCAAGAAAGTGCACCTGTCAGTGCAGTAGGTCGGCCAAGCAGTAGTTTTATATGGAAGTATTGTACCAAAGAAGATTATCGTTACGCACGTTGTCACTTGTgtgataaattattatattttggcGGTGGAAATACtgcaaatataacaaaacatttAAGGCGTAAACACTCAGACGTAATTACCAGTAGAGAATTGTGTCGCGCAAAGACTATGGATGATGCGGAAGAATTCGTGGCAGTTATTTCATCCAATCAACTAGATTCTACAATGAACAGTTGCGATGATGAACTGATTAAAGTGAAAGATGAAAACAATTCCGAAGGAAGGCGTATACGCAAAGAGCGAAAGGGGAGCAGCTATGTATGGAATTATTGTGAAAAACTGTCAAGGCACACAATTCGTTGCAAACTTTGTAAAAAGGTTATGAGTTTTCATGGTACAGCAAATGTAATAACACATTTACAACGTAGACACAATATCGTTGGACGTGTGGAGAGTGAAACAGTGAGcctccttttctttgtgttaataaaatattttaatgaatacGTTTAAATAGGCTAGGCTAAATAATGTCGGCGATGAAGATAACGCAATAGCAGATTCCAAGGATGATCAAGAGGCAGCTGCGCAGCGGCGCAGAAGATCTACGGCGGCAACAAGCATTGTTTGGAAATTTTGTACACGGCTTGGTCCAGATGTGGTGCGTTGTAGTTTTTGTAAAAAGAATCTATCCTTTCAAGGCACAAGTAATTTACAACGCCATTTACATCGCATGCACGGGGTTGTGACACAAACGCGTGTGTTCGGTGAATTATTACAAGAGGCTGCAGAAATTGATGACACTTTAATATGGGAACATTGTGAGCACACAGAAGATGGTAAAATTAAATGTACCATGTGTAAAAGTGTCTTTGATGATAAGGATTTTAAAGATATACGCACACACCTCACAACAACGCATGCAATAACGTCGAGTCCTCCAGTTAAACGCGACAGAAGACGAAGACGAAATTTAGGATTAGATGTAAGTTTTTTTTAGCTAAAGCCTTTTCGTTTTAATTGTAAACTGTAGCCTTTCCATAATGAATATGGGTTATTTATTATTGCTAGGATGCTTGTGAAGAAACAGATGACTACGAATACGACCATGATGAGGATAATTGGCGTAGTGAAAATGGAGAATTCACAATAGAATACAATGATGGGAATATGAAAAAGGACCACACGACATTCGATGATATAATAGAGGAGGATCAGGCTGGTCAAATTATATGTGATGAAGATCCTTTCGACCCTAatgtacaaattaaatatatatatttttttatgtgcactttaaaattaatatatacatatacacattttttttatagatgaTGCATAATTATCCTATCGCACGACCTTTATCCGCTGCTTCCAGTGTCGACGCATCACCAGATCGAACTTTTAAAATGTCAACTGGTACTAGTAGATTACGGAAATTAAATGAAGAACGTTTACGTATGGAAACTGAAtactttaaagaaaaagcaGGTTATTATCGTATGCAAAAGTATTTTACAGCATTACAGGCTAAGAAAGCTCGAATCGAGTTAGATCGTCTATTAAGCATAAATTCAAACGATACCGCTTACCATGTGAATATTGATATGCCTAATGTACAGACGTCGACCTCCAGcatttagtgaaaataataacatataaaatattaaaaaaaaatacataagatCTTAGTTGAGTTTAATATGGTTAAAGTTTAATAGTAATAGCAGAATGTTTATATTAAAAGGGGGAAATACATGTAAATtccaaacattaaattttatataacacTCATGTTAAGCAATATATTATGGAATTGCTAATAACgtatttattattgaaaagGCCTAGTCAGCTGGAACGCATAGTTTCCATTTCTAACATCAGCTTCTTACTTTGCAATTCGATCATAATTCTTTTAGCACGTGCTAATTCAgccatttcattaaaatatcgtGTTTCTGctttaagtttttctttaaaatgtggGTTATCCAAAAATAGCTGCTTGCTAATTGCCTCCTCTTCATTAGCATGATGTGTATCGATAGCATAATCACAGCTAATATCTTCATTTGAACCTTCTGTTGACGGCGTATGTTGTGATGGTGAAGACATAGACGCAGTTGGTCTTTGATATTCATGTGTCGAACGCTGTAAATAATTAATGTAAAAGATGTTAAGTATTAATGGAAGCATATGGCATAATTATTATACCGTGTCATCATCAACATCAGGATCTTCGTCGGATCTATCGCAACGCACAAGTTTCAAGGGTACAACTTCTTGTTTTATTTCCTCAAGCGGATCAAATGTGTCATTTGTAGTGACGACTGGTGTTAGATATGGAGGCGAAACATCGGTCGCAACACCAGATCTTTGATTTATTCTTCCACGTTTATGCTTAAGAAATCCAGTTTGTTCTGCACCATAGTAGCTCGCATCAACATGGTGTCTGTGAATTGATAAAATTGTGGGCAAATATGGCCACCAACATTGGGTGAAGTATTTGAGcaatatattaattgaaaacgACCTACTTGTAATACAGGTGACGCACCAAATTAGCTGAAGTGTGTTTGCAAGACAAATTAAGTTTACAATTCTTACAACGTGCTGCATAATCTGATATTCTATCGAAATAgagccaaatttttttgttccttATACGACCCATTGCAATGCTCATTGCAGGCGCCGCAGACTGCAGATAACGCACCGAAGCGCAGCGCTAGAACAAgaatttcttcacaaattttttgatcTCAATTACCAATAGGATTTGAGATTTTAAGGGCCAATTTCATAACGTGTTATTAATGCGCTCAATTATTGTAATTCTGTCTTTCGGCATCTTGTTTTTAGGTAATTTTAAGATAATTTTCTCAGTCCTTGCAATTTTTGATAGACGGTATTACACACGAACTTTggaaaatatgtacaaataacacaaaataaCCAGTGGAATGTCAATGAAGTACATGGGTTGCCTAcatcacaaaattaaaaatacccAGTCCCTGAAATTTTTGGTATACcatttattaaatacatttatgtcGCGCGAACATTTCAAAGATTActgtttttataattcttattttttttttgttataatttatcTTAGATGTTTTTGCGGGGCCGTTctttttcattactttaataTTAAGTCGTTTCTGTATCAGATTGTGACAGGTGCTGAAAAACGAATATCTTACGACAATCCTAAAcgcaaaaaatcatatttgaaaCCTGtccaaactgaccaatcaacgTAAAAGTCGAATATTCATGGGGACAAGATATGCTACTTATGTATTGGGTGGAATCAAAAAGGCGTGCTGTAATATGCTATTCTAAAGTTGGGTGAAGCCATTAATGGGGAACGCTATCGGCAACAACTCTTCAAATTGAGGCGAACTATTGTTGAAAAACGCCTAGAATTTCCGACTACACATGAGACAGTAATTTTCagttaaaaactatttggaagAGTGGCTGGGGAGTTTTCTCTCATCTGCCCAATAGCCGTTTCTCACTACCGTTTGTTCTGTTCGATACAGGACGAACTAACTGGACTATGGTTTCTTTAAAACAGGGTATCAAAAATTGTCTTGATTTAATCTTGGCCGTTAAGCCGCTACCCCCATTGGAGggtattccggaaattgacttcaaTGATGGCTTGGAGGATTGAAAAAGGAaggttggcacaagtgtattggggcccaAGGGGGATAACTATGACATagatatagattttgaagaataaaaaagaattttaaaattataaacacagTCTTACTATTATTTTCTCATAGTAGTATATTTATGAATGTTTGTATTTACAGTGGTTGATAATCAAGTCATCTTTCACACATAATATCTTTTAGTCGTTTATAACTAAtggcattttcttaaagaatttttaaaaggaTCAATATCACAAATGAACTGAATATCGATCTACTTGcattacagttatatttaattCAACTATCTCTTACAATTgctacttaataaattttgaaacagtaaatttattttatattaaattcaggaaagttaaaacaattttacacaaataaatgtTGTAGGCAATCCATATGGCCGACTTTGATCGCCAAAATAGTTTTTGTAAAATGAGAGATACAATAATGTAAGTAAAATCATGAATTTggcgaaatataaaaaaatatattaacaatttttgtataacttttaaTACCATTTCGGTACACAGTGATTTTGCTTGTGTGTCCTTGCAATAATTCAAATCAGATTccaactaaatttaaaattatgcacTTGGTTGTGTATTTGCTCTctactattttttaaaaattatttcagataATGCCAAATAAAATGTGGTTTATATTGTACTCCTTGCTTGGTATTAGTATTACGGGATTGTACAGCTACATTATTTTtggcttatttattttatacacacacaagtgctacaacaaattttgcaaatgttttgGGTTTTTAAACATTTACAGCCCTCACGCCTCAAAAAATGCGGTCATAAAAGCCATTATTAGAATACCAAATATCAACGCAAGCAACTGCTTCAAGGACTCagctttctcttcttcttttaaGAGATCTGGTAATACTGTCACCAATGCTATATGTAAAAATCCTCCAGCCGTAAAAGGCATAATCCAGGAGGTTCGCGCCTCTGAAAGTTCATATTAtcaatataaaatgaaaatgtaaaagcAAATGTAAATTTACCCATTGCCGATGTGACGCCCGAACCACCAATCGCAACCAACGCACCCATCAGACCGGCACCGGCGGTTAAAAGCTGGGCACGTGCAGCATCCCATCGACTAAAACCAGATCGTAAAAGTATGGCAAAGTCTCCAACTTCGTGGGGTATCTCATGCACTGCACGAAACATAAACATTATTGATAAgagaaatacaattaaattagTAATTTAGACTTACACAAAATTGCAAATGTTGCCAATACACCGTGTCGGAAGGAAACCAAAAATGAGCCCGCAACCGCCAAGCCGTGTGTAAAATTGTCAATGGAATTggccattaaatttaaatagccTGCTACTTTCTTGGgctgttctttttgtttttgttctcgtTCACGTAAGAAGCAGCCATTGGGTACATCTTCAATGTCACATGATCCCACACAGCCTTCCGAATTGTTATGACCGTCGGGAATTTTTCCGCCCGTTTTGCGCAATAAACAATTAGCGATTTCCACACATTTTGGTTGAGGATTCTCTTCATCGGCATTGGTGTAACCAGAGAATATCTTCTCAACTATGGTGAAAATAAGTATGCCCGATAGCACCCAAAGGCCAGAGCGTAAGGAAGGATGCTCAGAGGGAGCtggattttaaataaaatcgttAAAATACGATATTTGAGAAATATTCATTTGATAATTGAAAACATACTATTTTTTTCACCTTCCCAAGCTTCGGGTAAGAGATGCAAGAAAACGTCACCCAATAAGCCGCCGACCGCAAAGCTTAACAGTACTTTGAGAAATTTGGATTCACCAGCTACGAACAAAAATGGTtagtattagaaaaatattttggaaaattattttcggaataaatgttaaatattgtttttgttaacttACGATCTTTGTAACCGCCCTCCTTAAGCTTTTCATCAGTGGGTATTATGATCAACGGTAGTATACCGGCTAGACCGATGACCACCGAGCCCAGCAAGGAGAACACCCACGGCGTATACACAAAATGTTTGCTCATTGTGAGTAGGAAATCTGGCACATAATTATGCACcaaatgtgtgtaaatatggaCGAGCTGCTCGTCGAAAAAATTGCCAGTGCTATTCATTTTGACTGGATTAGgcgatttcttatatttatatgagaatatatgtatgtagtagtaTTTTGCTTGGTTTCTATATTTCTAAGATATAGTTATCACATTCAATATTTACTAAACAGCTAATGTTTTAACTTGTCAGTCGAACGTATTTGAGAGcagtatgtattttatatttttatcatgccgttttttttatagtttggcTATTGGTTTGGAATTTCGTTGGTGTTAATGTGTAATTTTGCCTATTTGCACACTGGAACGAATTTCAAGCACACTTTCAAAATCTGCAATTAGaaaagtttaattaataattaatatttataaattataaattaaaaaataaaaaaaattcaaattgtcaACATGAAAAacgtcaatatttttatttatttatattttgtatttcaatattaagtatttaataagattgaaaatcaaaaagtaatcattttttataccctgcacagggtatacgtatatgtatattatgcttGCTAGGAAATTTGTAACAGAAGGAGACATCAGAGGCACCATAAAAATGCTGCTCGTTTGTCGGAACCCTCGATATCGGATAGTAGTTTATAAATGCTATGCAGACTGATCGATCTAAATCaaggtcttgtatggaaaaattttggcatagattattttccaaaggcAACATATAATTTCCGAACAATTGGATTGGAACACTATAGcaacatattttatacatatgtatgtcaaaatcaaatttttcttttaaagagtattatagcttcggtggaACTGaagtctttttgtttttttaaatgattacatacatatttggaaGAAGCTCTTTACTACCTGAATTTATAAACCTCAGCAACCAATTTATTTATCTAGGAGAAAAGCAGCATGGCAACATATTACATTTCTTCGAGAGAATGTGTACATGTGATTGAAGGGTATTACCAAAATG contains these protein-coding regions:
- the LOC105233188 gene encoding uncharacterized protein LOC105233188 isoform X2 yields the protein MSIAMGRIRNKKIWLYFDRISDYAARCKNCKLNLSCKHTSANLVRHLYYKHHVDASYYGAEQTGFLKHKRGRINQRSGVATDVSPPYLTPVVTTNDTFDPLEEIKQEVVPLKLVRCDRSDEDPDVDDDTRSTHEYQRPTASMSSPSQHTPSTEGSNEDISCDYAIDTHHANEEEAISKQLFLDNPHFKEKLKAETRYFNEMAELARAKRIMIELQSKKLMLEMETMRSS
- the LOC105233187 gene encoding uncharacterized protein LOC105233187; this translates as MEIDSAEETNIEQLTNISIHGEHIEPESTEDYVNIGNCKKRKSSFVWKYFRHLENSSNGSLECLICGSSVSKQTSNLARHLFAAHDINRSSDTGDTQESAPVSAVGRPSSSFIWKYCTKEDYRYARCHLCDKLLYFGGGNTANITKHLRRKHSDVITSRELCRAKTMDDAEEFVAVISSNQLDSTMNSCDDELIKVKDENNSEGRRIRKERKGSSYVWNYCEKLSRHTIRCKLCKKVMSFHGTANVITHLQRRHNIVGRVESETARLNNVGDEDNAIADSKDDQEAAAQRRRRSTAATSIVWKFCTRLGPDVVRCSFCKKNLSFQGTSNLQRHLHRMHGVVTQTRVFGELLQEAAEIDDTLIWEHCEHTEDGKIKCTMCKSVFDDKDFKDIRTHLTTTHAITSSPPVKRDRRRRRNLGLDDACEETDDYEYDHDEDNWRSENGEFTIEYNDGNMKKDHTTFDDIIEEDQAGQIICDEDPFDPNMMHNYPIARPLSAASSVDASPDRTFKMSTGTSRLRKLNEERLRMETEYFKEKAGYYRMQKYFTALQAKKARIELDRLLSINSNDTAYHVNIDMPNVQTSTSSI
- the LOC105233186 gene encoding zinc transporter ZIP13 homolog; its protein translation is MNSTGNFFDEQLVHIYTHLVHNYVPDFLLTMSKHFVYTPWVFSLLGSVVIGLAGILPLIIIPTDEKLKEGGYKDPGESKFLKVLLSFAVGGLLGDVFLHLLPEAWEGEKNTPSEHPSLRSGLWVLSGILIFTIVEKIFSGYTNADEENPQPKCVEIANCLLRKTGGKIPDGHNNSEGCVGSCDIEDVPNGCFLREREQKQKEQPKKVAGYLNLMANSIDNFTHGLAVAGSFLVSFRHGVLATFAILLHEIPHEVGDFAILLRSGFSRWDAARAQLLTAGAGLMGALVAIGGSGVTSAMEARTSWIMPFTAGGFLHIALVTVLPDLLKEEEKAESLKQLLALIFGILIMAFMTAFFEA
- the LOC105233188 gene encoding uncharacterized protein LOC105233188 isoform X1 gives rise to the protein MQHVVRIVNLICLANTLQLIWCVTCITSRSFSINILLKYFTQCWWPYLPTILSIHRHHVDASYYGAEQTGFLKHKRGRINQRSGVATDVSPPYLTPVVTTNDTFDPLEEIKQEVVPLKLVRCDRSDEDPDVDDDTRSTHEYQRPTASMSSPSQHTPSTEGSNEDISCDYAIDTHHANEEEAISKQLFLDNPHFKEKLKAETRYFNEMAELARAKRIMIELQSKKLMLEMETMRSS